The genomic segment gtttgtgggtgcctaattgtctggattgtacaatagaaacccaagctgtataccaccacaggcagagtatagcaatgaatacatgcacatgttgttgtagggtaggtaaatgtacacttttaactataatgcaaataccGGATCAATTATCggttaggccacaccaagtcaaaccttagtttctggtcacccgcccgcatggaaaactggaaccccagtttatgaggactattattaatattacaggcgcttaagtgtacgtgaccaaggacagtgatttttaaacactgcaaaagatcgagatactctaatagagcagtcagggattctaatagagcagtcacactacccttaactctaatactagaatagacagatactactataacgtttttgacttgtccttgattagctatatagctattagtaatgcttctgttgccaataagtaacttcagtacagtatgcatgtagcattgatcactagcctaatgatcagatataccatagctttaaactttcctaacaattcagatgtggtcctctaatgattagtctagtaactcttctagtggatctaaacttggacttccttatcactgatcactgatatactgactagaaattcggtaacatttggtgagctcaaacttcaacttttccatgattaaataattgcaagtatggtccgaaattaacaagtgcatggcatcccttagttaaaacattaacttagctttcccacatgatcactgaaaaacactagcctggagcactcaacaactcaactcaaaactttgacagctactttactgaaggtttactgtatagaaggctagaaatgcatgcatatatagttggctaagacttcacatttgaaagagtttctgatgtgttaatatagttttggattattattagctagctaataaataataatttcctgacatagctaatgaaacatttcatttgtaaagcaaaagtagctacatgagcagacctttccttagtgttaACTACACATTGCtgtgctcagcagtgtagctagccatcaacaattttcctggtgcactttgcagaagcataattaactacttatgctataagaatgttggttaagcttggttgtaaactcaatatgaaatgggtaaattgagcaaaattaataacattacagtattactggtgtatatgtaagagtctatgatagtcctgaagtcctaatcatccgcccgcccgcatccttttgttggctagggagtgaccagaaactaaggtatgacttggagtggccttatcggcttcttttggtgacatcaatatcggatatcgatACATGCAAAAAAAACcacatcggtacacctctattagCTTTGTAACAAGCAAACAGTTATGATACGTAAAAAGGGAGATTTGCCACATGCATGTTCAGAAATTCTCACGAGGGTCTTGTTTagttatttattaaggctttacactgggcagcctcgaacttgcagccatccgattaatgttCAAATGCTTAcaagagtctgccaggcagtcaagATGTTTCCTCCTTGTCAATTTCTGTATAGGAACTCtggagagtgacttattacctCTAAGTACCCCATGTAGAACCATATGAATATTAGTTTATTGATTAAGCTGTACAAAATTGTCATCATAATAATCATTGATGAACTATCAATGCATTGCTCCATCCCTTTGGGATAAGCAGTATATATCATGCCTACCATTATTTAagctatatatgtaccactctgcgtgggcagttcaaaggcaccgccagtgctataatttgtatattgcactgctgcagaccgcagcgagtgcattataacttataacgcactggttgcggttttgtagaccacaacgagtgtattataagttataatgcaccgaccgcagtgcaatatacagatattgcactggctgcggttttgtgcagcatagcacaagtgccggtggcgaagaccactacgacacctcacctaataggtggaaagacactacacagatcactcgaattcttttatagcctgacatgtaaaggtcgattgtgggccataacgtcaccaatacgtataatgtttacaagcagccaatggcgatcgaaaaagccaacgcgggtagccacaactctagtctacatatatataaacgtacttatacaccttactagtctggtgccatcttagcccagattaaactgtagtccacttcgacaatgactcaataaaacaaatatattctaaataatactaacctttacgttcgattgtggtaaccagttttgtcatgccaccagattcgagtttagccagtgtgaatagtaagaattagactagtatcgcttagtagttaggttttgtttacttaaaccgtctatttagctgattttttcgctcgagagaatcactatggcgattagtctggtgcttagtctatatgggacgctgagcactacatgatgagagtcgaacagcgaatgcaggttagtgatataacccatagcgtactagctttcaatatctcaggtggctgcagtactgcaaggggaacgtcatcgcaacatccggcttggttacccacaatcgatgttagaaacctggcctttataagtgttacagctgtcttgtgagactctccccacctattaggtgagtggtacataacagttatacaacgtgcactcgtgctctgcctgtataaacgcacttgccttcgggcctaacggccctcaggctcctgcgtttatatcaggcagagcactcgtggccgttgtataactatatagtatACTATAAGTAATGAATTCCTACTTGTACTGTATACCCAGATTGTGGAACAGCTTACCATTAATTGACCTATCCCAAACCCCCAAACTATCAAATTCAAACTCAACTTGAGAATtatttttggaatcattttgttagTAATTTTGACAGTAATAATCTATGTACATTTATTTCCGTTGCTTctgttccaaatgtttaaacgttccagctcctacaaactattttattctttaagttatactctttatagctacccattgcaattattatttgtagttatatagcttattgtaatttgtaagtattaattatggctaccagtgcaagacactggtagaccttcagttctgtaatttaatcaTTTAAGCTcttaaattttgtttattgatctgtacagtcctgtatagtaaaaaataaaagtaCACCATTCTGTACATTTTGTGTGGGCGGGAGAAAGCAGTGGCAGTGATCCCAGCGATTTCAGTGCATTTGATTACTATATAATAAAGATATCTGAGGTCGCCACTATCTCAGCGAACAAGGAGAGGTTGTATAGTAAAGATATCCGAGGTTGCCACTGTATCAGCGAACACGAAGACGTTGTGTACTAAAGATATTCGAGGTCGCCACTATCTCAGCGAACACGGAGAGGTTGTATACTAAAGATATCCAAGGTTGCCACTGTATCAGCGAACACGAAGACGTTGTGTACTAAAGATATTCGAGGTCGCCACTATCACAGAGAAGCAGAGAGAGATTGTGTACTAAAGATATCAGAGGTCGCCACTATCTCTGCGATTAAGAACAGTTTACGTGAAGGGAAGTGAAGGCGCTGTTATCTCAGCGTAATATCATCTTTTAACCCAAAGTGAGAGGTAATTGCAGCAATACACTGTCATCAATTTTTCTTTAATAGAAACATGTTTGTGGCgattttattttgtttaataCCAAAGGTCACAGCATCCAATATTCTTCACTAGTATGAACTCCAGcttgtagctattgctacattgaataGAGCTGTTAAAATGGACAGAATATCATAACCAGTTACTGAGTAGTTTATAACTGTCAGTTATTCAAGTAATTGAATAGAATGacatttcccaaaatttttatACTGCACATAGCATGTAAAGTACTTGTATTATTAGACGATCTGATGGCCTCTGCCACCTGGCTTGCTAACCCCAGTCTTCTAATTATGCTCCGTCCTATTGTGTTGGGAGGGTCCAAACTaggacatcatcatcatcattgaaaAGATGTTGGTCATCTAATTATGACATGACTAAAAacattaggccatacctatttgatcttatgttgcgcggccCCGACCGActacatttttcttcaaatgaaaaataattttgaaaatcacttGTGCGGATCACATGTACTCATTTAAAGACAACACATCATCAGCACCCTCATGATATAGTCCAAAAGGGACCATTGAAGATCGTCCAATGTTCTAAAATTGTAGAATACGACgggaaagctcttttggagatatctgatgctactagaagagtatgaaacctagatttttaactgtgtatgtactattatagctacattcattatttgcattttgtatgcttgtgtttaaaatttttatcatattcattttcaaaccgacctacctacccaaatttaaaataattttgcccgcgcaacataagatcaaataggtatggccttattgTTATTTGAAAAAATATTTTGATACTAAGTGCATCTGTtggtatttgtgtgtgtgtgtttgtaaggAAAAGGGATAAATCTCAGCATTGGGGGAATTGTCTGAAGCTAaggatgactgtatgtgtaaCTCATCATAGCTAAAAACTATTTACATATAGTCCTTGGTCCAGCAATACATGGGAATACATATAGTCTAGTCCCAtactttatacaatgtatatatatatatatatatataacaggcccgtagccagggattttgaaaggggggttcttttttaCCAAAGGTGGACCTTTAGTAAAGGtccaaatattgtgactgttctattagagtggttgactgctctattagagtatctcgatcttgcattgcatttaatccatgcaatgaatgagttactcgaagcgtttcttattagtggtatctatagtaaactgtagctaatggacttttgctcctgaaaatgtggacttgtataccaaaaattgtggaccttttggtTACATTATGGacttttttactgaaattggggaccttttttccaagagggtggttcttcagaaccccctgaaccccccctggctacgggcctgatatatgtatgtatatgttaaatgtgactgaatttgacaaaatcaGGATTCCAGGactccacacacatccattttttttttactttgtgagatcataactcaatgtaggaataTGCCATCAGCTTCAAATTTTCACCTGTAGCATTGTAATGGTATGGAAACACTGTATAAAATTTTCAGGTCAACAACATGCTGGTAGACATTGGTCAAAGTCAAAGAATAGAATGTGTGGAAGCCTGATTCGGTCACAAATTATGTAAGTATACATGTGTCTCTTCAGGTGTGTACGTTATGGAGAAGCAAGGAAGAGGGGTAAAGGGATCAGGTCTACACAACACCACTTTGCTTTGAAGTGTTCTGCTGAGCTGTACATTTCATATAACCACAGTGTAaagaaattcactgtacagagaTGTAATCTGAATCATAGTCATCCCATTGGAGCTCACATCATTCCTCACTACCCTTCTGTGCGCCGGCTTGATGGTGATGAGTTAAAGAGGTCACAAAATGTTGTGTCCATGGGACCAAAACTGAAATTGGTTAGACAGTACATACTTGGGAAGCAAGTTGTACTCAAGGATCTTCAAACGTTCGAACTAAAGTTAACATCAAAAGGCAAACGTGATGAGGCACAGATCACTATTGATCGACTGGAGGAGGAGATTCAAAGTGATAAGGGTAGCAAAGGAGGTGTGATCGTTAATGAAGCCAATGAACTGTCAATCTTTTACTTTGCCTCTTCTCACTTATTGCACTTATATGAAAAGTTCCCAGAGGTAGTTATGATCGATGGTACCTACAATGTAAATGCATCACGCATGCCACTGTATTCTTTCATGATTGAGGATGGAAATGGTCATGGCAGAACAGTGTTTTATGCTGCCACAACTAATGAAAGCGCACAGCACTTATCAGCTATTATTCAAGGATTTAAGCAATGCCACCCAAGATATAGCAACACAAAAGTTGTCATCATCGATAAAGATTTTACTGAACTATCTATACTCAGAGAGGAACTTCCCAACACAACAATCCTGTTTTGTCAGTTCCATGTCATTAAATGTTTTTATAAAGCTGTGTCTGACCTTGAAGTGCCTAAAGAAAGAAGGGATACATGACATGGTGTACAGTGAAAATATGGATGAATATGTTGATTACTTGGCAGAGATTGTGCGTCTTGGAAATCCTAGCTTTGAGAAATACTTTCTTGACAACTGGAATAATTGCACTGATATGTGGGTTTCTTTTCAACGGGCTGCAGTGTTCACTTTGGTAACACCACAAACAACAGACTGGAATGTAGTCACAGTAAGCTCAAAGATTTGATGGGGAGAGCTTCCTCTCTTTCTGAAATGTTTGAAGGATTACTCACCTTGTGAAATCCATTAATCAAGAAAGGAGCCACCAAGCTTTCGTTGAACAGTTTACTGCAGTATCCACCAAACATGACCATATGCCAGGGATGAAGGACATCACTGCAACATGTACTGGATATGCTATCAGATTGTTACAGAATCAGTTAGAAGTGGCCCAAAAAGTAGATTATTAGTTTTCCAGTGATGATGGTCCACTGGTAACAGTTACATTTAAAGACCGCATTCACAAGGTGAACATTTGCTCATTTTGGAGTACTATGCTACTCCCTTGCAGGCACATAATCAGCGCCCGTTTGCACAAGGGTTTGCCCTTAGTGGAGCTTACCACAATACACCAGCGATGGCTGAAATCATACCAGATTGATTTCGTATCACAAGACATAGAAGAAAACGTCCACCATGAAAATTCAGGTAATCATGCTGTGTATGATGTACTGCAAGAGCCACCTGTTCGAGGAACACTGAATCAAGCTCATGCAGAAGTACAAGAAGATGCTAAGCTTATGCCAAAAAGTTGCAGTTCAATCTAGCACAGTTGGCATTCTTCAATTTCGagaaatgtacagtacagtagaaaCACTGCTACATAAATGGGATTCGGGATCCAAATGTGTAATTGTAAGCTGTGATGATGAGGATCAACCAACACAAGAAAAGCCAGTTCAGGTGGATGAGTTTGATGTAATTCTTGATGAATCTCCTGTGCAGTATGAAGTGGTGACCCTACATGAACAAGaacttgaagaagaagaaacaacTGCTATCAACTGTTCCAATGAGGAAGAAGAAACAACTGTTATCAACTGTTCCAATGAGGAAGAAGAAACAACAATTAAAGAAGAATTGACATTTGAAGCAGTGAAAATGGAACAATTGACAACACCTTCAGCTACACCATTACCTGTGAAGAAAACTTCTATCCATCTTAAACCATCTACAAAAATTTGTGGCCGCCCGAAGTATTCTTCAAAGTATTGGCCATCAAAAGCTAAGAAGAAACGTACCATTAACACAGATGATCTTCAGACACAGACAAATGATGCAAGTAAGTATACATATACCTATACATGCAACTAACTGTGATATGCCAATCAATCTACATAATATATAGGAGATCCAGTTGTAGCAAGGAAACGATCACGTCGATGTGGAGATTGTGTTGGATGTAAATCCGAGAATTGTGAGAAGTGCTCTGCATGTCTTGATATGACTAAGTATGGTGGGTCTGGAAAGAAGAAGCAATGTTGTGTAAACAGGCGTTGTACTGGTACAGGTTTGTAATAAAATATACAAGTATTAGTTATTAACAAAATTTACAATGCCAATATTACAGGCCAACATACAGCCAGTATTCATTGTACTGAGAGTACAAACATTTGGGTAGACCTTGATAAGTCTTCATGGTGGACACTGAAGCCAGAAATTAAAGATGTGGTATTGCACATACTAAAACTTTGTACATATCTATACTTCATTATTACAGGTTTATGATATATGGCAAGAAGCACAACAAGGGATATTCGGGAAAATGGGGTTATCAGATATGATGGATGTGGATATTTTTGCTCTATTCTCTGGCAACTGGCTTACAGACAAGGTAAAAAACCACACATGAGAGGGTTAAACCAGTGGCGGATATAGGATATATAAAAGgtggtttctgaaagttggtatagctgaaaagggcatctgatgacatttctccagaaaatgttgagattttagaaactctgagattggattttaggctacttttagttagcaattacaataaatccatgcaatgctttaaactgtaatactatagctaacgatatgtagctttgattgctctgttagagtagttacttgactgctctattagagtatctcgatcgtttttaatgcagtgggggatgaaaagtgaagtgttgctgagggtttagtaactataaatggtgtcagttaagtctGCATACAACTGAACACAgcggtatatagttgtttgctatgacaaattgtcaataacacaatgtttatgtatttataggcttccactgagctaaattcaaaagggggtttctgtcgaaactccagaaacccatctagatccgccactgtaaacTGTATCTTATATCTTATGTGTATAATCCTATAGACAATCACTACATTTCTGAAGGTTGCTGCAATCTATTCCTCTGAATTGGTACGTCTTACAAACGTGTGTTTAGTACTACCAAAATGGTATCTTGTATTGCAGAATGGGAAGAAAGCCTTTGTTGCATCTTCCTTTTTGTACAACAGTATGTGCCGTGACCTGGATTTGGCTAAAAAGTGGTATCGTAATGTAAGTAACACTATAttagtagctacatgtacattgtaACATCATTTTTGGTTAGGTTAACATTTGTGACTACAGTTTATGGGTAGTTCCAGTTAACATCAATCAGTCACACTGGATACTAGTGGTACAACTATGATTTTCTATATATTTCAGTTTGACATGTGCATGTACTCCCATAGGTAGTGCATCCTGTTAAGAAGGAGTTGTGGCTGTACGATTCAGTGGCAAACACACATCCCAATTGTGTTGCTTTGTTAGAATGGTTGGTGGCAAAGACGGGAGTCACATGGAAAGATATACGTGCATTATCACAAGTAAGACATTATCACAAGTAAGATGGCTACAGGTAGTAATAATAACAAATTGATCAATATCGTTTTACTTCAGTACCCTGATATGCCACTGCAGACTAACAGCTGTGACTGTGGAATTTTTGTTTGTGTGGTAAGCATCTATATAATATGACATAACAACTAGCATGTACTTTCAGTATGCCCTGCATGAAATTATGGAGAGAGCATTGCATTACTTTACTCAGGTACATACATCATAGTATGTAATGTACCTTACAGGGGAACACAAATGAAATAAGGGAGTGGATGACATGGAAGATAGCCGAATACTGTTTACCAGGATCCGTTTAACTGTTGATGAATCTTGTGCATTatatacaagtcacactgttACTATTATCTGTAAATCTACTTGTTACTCGAAATACATAGTTCGAATTATCTTCACAGGGGCGTAGccgatggttgggcataacatcaacttagtTAACTACACACACgagaaacacgctcacttttatgtaagacattatcaaagaaaaatgaaaagtgtatgcacacatggCCCACAcctacctatgctatagtgtaaacaaatgctgcttgcatgcatgcaaacatttactagctatatgctattctattaaacttgtagggcaggaATCCACCGACGATCATCGTAGTcgagcatcacgtgacatcaaactacTGAACCTAGatctacaagaaccaacaatgtaaacagtttatcacatatttactacaatcaactggcagtatagcttacagaccaaccaccacagtgatataataatatgtaatgctttttcaagtaaacgccacatggCCCAAAATGAAGACCGGGGGTGCTAATTTATGAATTATAATGAATCTTATCACAAATATCggcatgccaagaaagcttaACTTCGTCCTAGACTTATTGTAAAggatctggtgtaaaccacaactcggttaatcagtacaaattgtgcacgtgacactttataatgacgTGACCTtcctccatttccagctccatttgcatatgccattattgttatctagaagagtacgtTTCCCATTTTCTTTCAAcagcagtaagttaggctatacggtactttccttatcaaaaaaatacACTTAgtgacaagtccactgaaacgaaatcttttgctgccagcaccatccacactgaatcctactgacgattatcactcactgtgaaTTAGATATACAGttcgactccat from the Dysidea avara chromosome 13, odDysAvar1.4, whole genome shotgun sequence genome contains:
- the LOC136243369 gene encoding zinc finger SWIM domain-containing protein 3-like produces the protein MCLFRCVRYGEARKRGKGIRSTQHHFALKCSAELYISYNHSVKKFTVQRCNLNHSHPIGAHIIPHYPSVRRLDGDELKRSQNVVSMGPKLKLVRQYILGKQVVLKDLQTFELKLTSKGKRDEAQITIDRLEEEIQSDKGSKGGVIVNEANELSIFYFASSHLLHLYEKFPEVVMIDGTYNVNASRMPLYSFMIEDGNGHGRTVFYAATTNESAQHLSAIIQGFKQCHPRYSNTKVVIIDKDFTELSILREELPNTTILFCQFHVIKCFYKAVSDLEVPKERRDT
- the LOC136243332 gene encoding uncharacterized protein isoform X1; its protein translation is MLSLCQKVAVQSSTVGILQFREMYSTVETLLHKWDSGSKCVIVSCDDEDQPTQEKPVQVDEFDVILDESPVQYEVVTLHEQELEEEETTAINCSNEEEETTVINCSNEEEETTIKEELTFEAVKMEQLTTPSATPLPVKKTSIHLKPSTKICGRPKYSSKYWPSKAKKKRTINTDDLQTQTNDARDPVVARKRSRRCGDCVGCKSENCEKCSACLDMTKYGGSGKKKQCCVNRRCTGTGQHTASIHCTESTNIWVDLDKSSWWTLKPEIKDVVYDIWQEAQQGIFGKMGLSDMMDVDIFALFSGNWLTDKTITTFLKVAAIYSSELNGKKAFVASSFLYNSMCRDLDLAKKWYRNVNICDYSLWVVPVNINQSHWILVVVHPVKKELWLYDSVANTHPNCVALLEWLVAKTGVTWKDIRALSQYPDMPLQTNSCDCGIFVCVGNTNEIREWMTWKIAEYCLPGSV
- the LOC136243332 gene encoding uncharacterized protein isoform X2, whose amino-acid sequence is MLSLCQKVAVQSSTVGILQFREMYSTVETLLHKWDSGSKCVIVSCDDEDQPTQEKPVQVDEFDVILDESPVQYEVVTLHEQELEEEETTAINCSNEEEETTVINCSNEEEETTIKEELTFEAVKMEQLTTPSATPLPVKKTSIHLKPSTKICGRPKYSSKYWPSKAKKKRTINTDDLQTQTNDARDPVVARKRSRRCGDCVGCKSENCEKCSACLDMTKYGGSGKKKQCCVNRRCTGQHTASIHCTESTNIWVDLDKSSWWTLKPEIKDVVYDIWQEAQQGIFGKMGLSDMMDVDIFALFSGNWLTDKTITTFLKVAAIYSSELNGKKAFVASSFLYNSMCRDLDLAKKWYRNVNICDYSLWVVPVNINQSHWILVVVHPVKKELWLYDSVANTHPNCVALLEWLVAKTGVTWKDIRALSQYPDMPLQTNSCDCGIFVCVGNTNEIREWMTWKIAEYCLPGSV